The proteins below are encoded in one region of Limnochorda pilosa:
- a CDS encoding ABC transporter ATP-binding protein produces MSGLELRGLSKRFGSTVAVEDLHLTAAPGELVALLGPSGCGKTTTLRMVAGFERPDAGRVLLDGRDVTELPPERRGVGIVFQNYALFPHMTVAQNIGYGLAVRSIGARERRRRAEELLALMGLEGLAGRRPEALSAGQQQRVALARALAPEPRLLLLDEPLSALDAPVRRHLRAEIRRVQQELGITTLYVTHDQEEALATADRIAVLQAGRPEQVGSPEEVYLRPRSPFVAAFIGNGNVWETTVEGEAGGGLVAVRVGDQRWLVPCLERAHAKRSDEDASMTSAAPGPGSTVHVVVRPERLRLQAGAEAAPADNRAGVNWVEGRLRDVEYLGHAAMVRAELAGLEARALVPGERAGELRHRRGEDVVFTFAADAAWLVWNGGERVLPPDGLLSVPAKPPLRERRS; encoded by the coding sequence GTGAGCGGGCTCGAGCTACGGGGCCTGTCGAAGCGCTTCGGATCGACGGTGGCCGTGGAAGACCTTCACCTGACGGCCGCGCCCGGCGAGCTCGTGGCGCTTCTGGGGCCCTCGGGGTGCGGCAAGACCACCACCCTGCGGATGGTGGCGGGCTTCGAGCGCCCCGACGCGGGCCGGGTCCTGCTGGACGGCCGGGACGTGACGGAACTACCCCCCGAGCGCCGGGGCGTGGGGATCGTCTTTCAGAACTACGCCCTCTTCCCCCACATGACCGTTGCCCAGAACATCGGGTACGGGCTGGCCGTACGGAGCATCGGAGCCCGAGAGCGCCGCCGCCGGGCCGAGGAGCTCCTGGCCCTGATGGGGCTCGAGGGCCTCGCGGGCCGCCGCCCCGAAGCCCTCTCGGCCGGGCAGCAGCAGCGGGTGGCCCTGGCCCGGGCTCTGGCGCCGGAGCCCCGGCTCCTGCTGCTGGATGAACCTCTGTCGGCCCTGGACGCGCCCGTGCGTCGCCACCTCCGGGCCGAGATCCGCCGGGTGCAGCAAGAACTCGGCATCACCACGCTCTACGTGACCCACGACCAGGAGGAGGCGCTGGCCACGGCAGACCGCATCGCGGTCCTCCAGGCCGGGCGGCCAGAGCAAGTGGGGAGCCCCGAGGAGGTCTACCTGCGCCCCCGCTCTCCCTTCGTGGCCGCGTTCATCGGCAACGGAAACGTCTGGGAGACGACGGTGGAGGGGGAGGCGGGCGGCGGCCTGGTGGCCGTGAGGGTGGGGGACCAGCGGTGGCTCGTGCCCTGTCTGGAGCGAGCTCATGCGAAGCGATCCGATGAGGACGCTTCGATGACCTCGGCCGCTCCCGGCCCTGGTTCGACGGTCCACGTGGTGGTGCGTCCGGAGCGGCTCCGGCTGCAAGCCGGTGCTGAGGCCGCACCCGCAGACAACCGAGCGGGGGTGAACTGGGTGGAAGGCCGCCTCCGGGACGTGGAGTACCTGGGCCATGCGGCCATGGTCCGGGCCGAGCTCGCTGGCCTGGAGGCGCGGGCCCTGGTGCCGGGCGAGCGGGCAGGGGAGCTCCGTCACCGCCGCGGCGAGGACGTTGTCTTCACCTTTGCGGCGGATGCGGCGTGGTTGGTGTGGAACGGCGGAGAGCGAGTCCTTCCGCCGGACGGCCTTCTCTCCGTACCGGCCAAGCCGCCTCTCCGAGAGCGCAGATCGTGA
- a CDS encoding Gfo/Idh/MocA family protein gives MSRPFGVAIIGCGVIGPLHAEAYASLPEARLVGFSDPHLERAQGLQARFGGVAEEDYRALLRRDDVDVVSLCTPSGSHADLVVEAARAGKHVLCEKPLDISLARVDRAIAACREDGVTLGVVFQHRFDPASQQVHELVRTGRLGRLFLGNAVVQWYRTQEYYDAGGWRGTYAMDGGGALINQSIHTIDLLRWMMGPPRRVYGRTLTASHAIEAEDVGLAIVEFESGALGTIQGTTSAYPGLSTRLEFFGTGGTAVIEDDRLERVDLQDEQAAEEAAGSHSGAWEARDPAGVGTSDPAAVGWAAHRAQIADFLDALQTARPPLVGGQEARDALELVLAVYASAREGRPMDVPILPS, from the coding sequence GTGAGTCGTCCCTTCGGTGTAGCCATCATCGGGTGCGGCGTCATCGGACCGCTCCATGCGGAAGCCTACGCGTCCCTGCCCGAGGCGCGGCTGGTCGGCTTCTCGGATCCTCACCTCGAACGGGCCCAGGGTCTCCAGGCGCGGTTCGGCGGCGTGGCGGAGGAGGACTACAGGGCCCTCCTGCGCCGGGACGACGTGGACGTGGTGAGCCTCTGCACCCCCAGCGGCTCCCACGCGGACCTGGTGGTGGAGGCGGCCCGGGCGGGCAAGCACGTGCTCTGCGAGAAACCTCTGGACATCAGCCTCGCCCGGGTGGATCGGGCCATCGCCGCTTGCCGGGAGGACGGCGTCACCCTGGGCGTGGTCTTCCAGCACCGCTTCGACCCTGCCTCCCAGCAAGTCCACGAGCTGGTCCGCACCGGGCGGCTGGGCCGTCTCTTCCTGGGCAACGCCGTGGTGCAGTGGTACCGCACCCAGGAGTACTACGACGCGGGCGGGTGGCGGGGGACGTACGCCATGGACGGCGGCGGGGCGCTCATCAACCAGTCGATCCACACCATCGACCTGCTGCGTTGGATGATGGGGCCTCCCCGACGGGTGTACGGCCGTACCCTCACCGCGAGCCACGCCATCGAAGCGGAGGACGTGGGGCTGGCCATCGTCGAGTTCGAAAGCGGCGCGCTCGGCACCATCCAGGGCACCACCAGCGCCTATCCCGGCCTCTCCACGCGGCTGGAGTTCTTCGGTACCGGGGGGACCGCGGTGATCGAGGACGACCGGCTGGAGCGCGTCGACCTCCAGGATGAGCAAGCGGCCGAGGAAGCCGCGGGCTCGCACTCGGGCGCCTGGGAGGCGCGGGACCCTGCCGGAGTGGGCACCTCGGATCCGGCCGCCGTAGGCTGGGCCGCCCATCGGGCCCAGATCGCCGACTTCCTCGATGCCCTCCAGACCGCTCGCCCGCCGCTTGTGGGCGGCCAGGAGGCCCGCGACGCCCTGGAACTGGTGCTGGCGGTATACGCTTCGGCCCGGGAGGGGCGGCCCATGGACGTGCCCATCCTACCTTCATGA
- a CDS encoding TRAP transporter large permease — protein MQPTEQAGDAASPRHLSGKVEIRFTQAIHGVSAGLLVGIVLVISWQVIARYIPGIHSPRWTSEVSLVLMVWLAMIGSGLGIRDRAHLAMDVLVRQFPRRWRGIVFGAVWLVVAAFGVYLVIYGYELARRTMLQTFSASGMPIGWMYMGIPVGGLLITFYALRNAWKPPELDDEEVQANRRLIWSVLLGGVGLIVLGAFAVLGPEALSGPVGILLGSFVVMLLLGVPISVALGVAALLTTMDLGLPLLIVSQRMANGVNSIPLLAIPFFILAGQIMAEGGIAQRFVDVARVLVGPVRGGLAMVNVVDSMLFGGASGSAVADVSATGSLVIPMMKKKGYDDDFSVAITVASSTQGIIIPPSHNAVIYSLAAGGVSIGALFLSGYIPGIMIGLSLLVVVYILAVRRGYPSEPRPPLKESLRILVDAVPAMFVGLIIVGGVAFGFFTATESAAIGTLAALLVTAFIYRELTWKKLWRSIIQSLKTIATVILLIAAASAFAWLMAYLRIPSTLAAGLLSISDNAIVLLLMINVLLLILGTVMDMAPLILILTPVLLPIVTAPPINMDPVHFGIVMLINLGLGLTTPPVGSALFVGCAIGSTRIEQASRALLYLWPAMLVILLLVTYVPWFVNVLPGLVG, from the coding sequence GTGCAACCCACCGAACAAGCAGGTGACGCCGCTTCCCCCCGCCACTTGAGCGGGAAGGTCGAGATCCGTTTCACCCAGGCCATCCACGGGGTGAGCGCCGGGCTCCTGGTGGGCATCGTGCTGGTCATCAGTTGGCAGGTGATCGCCCGCTATATCCCTGGAATCCATTCGCCCCGGTGGACGTCAGAGGTCAGCCTGGTGCTGATGGTCTGGCTGGCCATGATCGGTAGCGGACTCGGTATCCGAGACAGGGCGCACCTGGCCATGGACGTGCTTGTTCGCCAGTTTCCCAGGCGGTGGCGGGGAATCGTTTTCGGGGCTGTCTGGCTGGTAGTGGCCGCCTTCGGTGTCTACCTGGTGATCTATGGCTACGAGCTGGCCCGGCGCACCATGCTTCAGACGTTCTCCGCATCAGGGATGCCCATCGGCTGGATGTACATGGGCATCCCCGTCGGCGGCCTGCTCATCACCTTCTACGCGCTGAGAAACGCGTGGAAGCCCCCGGAACTCGACGACGAGGAGGTCCAGGCAAACCGCCGTCTGATATGGTCCGTCCTTCTAGGGGGCGTTGGTCTCATCGTTCTCGGAGCGTTCGCCGTCCTGGGTCCGGAGGCGCTATCGGGTCCCGTTGGGATCCTGCTGGGTTCCTTCGTGGTGATGCTGCTCCTTGGCGTTCCCATTTCCGTTGCCCTGGGCGTGGCCGCCCTCCTGACCACCATGGACCTTGGGTTGCCCCTTCTCATCGTGAGCCAGCGGATGGCTAACGGTGTCAATTCCATCCCGCTCCTCGCCATCCCCTTCTTTATCCTGGCGGGCCAGATCATGGCTGAAGGCGGCATCGCGCAGCGGTTCGTGGACGTCGCCCGGGTGCTGGTCGGGCCGGTCCGCGGCGGACTCGCCATGGTGAACGTGGTGGACTCCATGCTCTTCGGGGGTGCCTCTGGATCAGCCGTGGCCGACGTGAGCGCCACCGGCTCACTCGTGATCCCCATGATGAAGAAGAAGGGCTACGACGATGACTTCAGCGTGGCCATCACCGTGGCCAGCTCTACCCAGGGGATCATCATTCCTCCCAGTCACAACGCGGTTATCTACAGCCTTGCTGCAGGGGGCGTCTCCATCGGGGCCCTCTTCCTGAGCGGATACATCCCGGGGATCATGATCGGGCTGTCGCTCCTGGTCGTCGTCTACATCCTCGCCGTCCGCCGCGGCTATCCTTCTGAGCCGCGTCCGCCGCTGAAGGAGAGCCTTCGAATCCTCGTGGACGCCGTCCCGGCCATGTTCGTCGGCCTCATCATCGTCGGCGGAGTCGCCTTCGGCTTCTTCACAGCCACCGAATCGGCGGCCATCGGCACGCTGGCAGCCCTGCTGGTAACCGCCTTCATCTATCGGGAGCTAACCTGGAAGAAGCTGTGGCGTAGCATCATCCAGTCCCTGAAGACGATTGCCACTGTGATCCTCCTGATCGCCGCGGCGAGTGCGTTCGCCTGGTTGATGGCCTACCTGCGGATCCCGAGCACGCTGGCCGCCGGCCTGCTTTCGATCTCCGACAATGCCATCGTCCTGCTCCTGATGATCAACGTTCTTCTCTTGATCCTGGGAACCGTCATGGACATGGCGCCCCTGATCCTCATTCTCACGCCGGTCCTGCTGCCCATCGTGACGGCGCCGCCCATCAATATGGATCCGGTCCACTTCGGAATCGTGATGCTCATCAATCTGGGTCTGGGCCTCACCACGCCACCGGTGGGGTCGGCTCTCTTCGTGGGCTGTGCCATCGGGAGCACCCGCATCGAGCAGGCGAGCCGGGCCCTCCTGTACCTGTGGCCGGCCATGCTTGTGATCCTGCTCCTGGTCACCTACGTACCCTGGTTCGTCAACGTCCTTCCGGGCCTGGTAGGATGA
- a CDS encoding TRAP transporter substrate-binding protein, protein MVALLSGILSPTLVSAQQIVLRAADNQPPDYPTVQGLVFMANYLEAASGGRIRMEVYPGGQLGDERSTIEQVQLGVIDIVRTSTSPVGEFYAPMGVYSLPYIFRNETHMWKVVQGPIGRQLLDGLKGSGLVGLAYYDSGSRSFYTNKKPIRDVADLEGLRIRTQQSRVVLDMMEALGARPVPMAYEEVYSALQTGAIDGAENNFPSYGPRGVRHYEVAPYFSLDQHARVPEIVMISLQTWNRLSREDQDLIREAALASVPVQAALWRDLVAESRRAVEAAGSEIIDVNVEEFQAAMGPLYEKYGKAYGDLLQRILDTK, encoded by the coding sequence GTGGTAGCGTTACTGTCCGGAATCCTCTCCCCAACCCTCGTCTCCGCTCAACAGATCGTTCTTCGCGCCGCCGACAACCAGCCGCCCGATTACCCAACGGTCCAGGGGCTCGTCTTCATGGCGAACTACCTGGAGGCGGCCAGTGGTGGCCGTATTCGGATGGAAGTCTATCCCGGCGGCCAGTTGGGCGACGAGCGGTCCACCATCGAGCAGGTGCAGTTGGGTGTCATCGACATCGTCCGCACATCCACCAGCCCGGTGGGCGAGTTCTACGCACCCATGGGCGTCTACAGCCTCCCGTACATCTTCCGAAACGAGACCCACATGTGGAAGGTGGTCCAGGGACCCATCGGCCGGCAGTTGCTGGACGGGCTGAAGGGCAGCGGCCTCGTCGGGTTGGCCTATTACGACTCAGGCAGCCGCAGCTTCTATACGAACAAGAAGCCCATCCGGGACGTGGCGGACTTGGAGGGTCTGCGCATCCGTACCCAGCAGTCCCGCGTCGTGCTGGACATGATGGAAGCTCTCGGGGCACGCCCCGTCCCCATGGCCTACGAGGAGGTCTATAGTGCACTGCAAACCGGGGCCATCGACGGGGCGGAGAACAACTTCCCATCCTACGGACCGCGCGGGGTTCGCCATTACGAGGTGGCGCCGTACTTCAGTCTCGATCAGCACGCTCGCGTCCCCGAAATCGTCATGATCAGCCTGCAGACCTGGAACCGGCTCAGCCGTGAAGATCAGGACTTGATCCGAGAGGCGGCGCTGGCCAGTGTGCCCGTGCAGGCAGCCCTCTGGCGAGACCTGGTCGCCGAGAGCCGTCGCGCCGTGGAAGCCGCCGGGTCTGAGATCATCGATGTGAACGTCGAGGAGTTCCAGGCTGCCATGGGGCCGCTTTACGAGAAATACGGCAAGGCCTACGGCGACCTTCTGCAGCGGATCCTCGACACCAAGTAG
- a CDS encoding DeoR/GlpR family DNA-binding transcription regulator codes for MLAVERRQRMLELLQKHHQVEVREVSQLLGVTPETVRRDLRLLEEEGILERVHGGARLLVPGQAAPPFSARKVAHLAEKRAIAQEALRRLEDGDAVALDTGTTVLELARRLGERHLSVLTYGITLAHELARFPHLRVHVVGGTLYPSEETLVGSEAVGAIRRLRVDKAFMACAGVDAEYGLTVSNSLEAEVKRALVASAGKVYLLADSSKFRRRGLVSYARLEEIDVVITDEGIDPESAELVRGAGVELIVARTSPGSDHAGEGMER; via the coding sequence ATGCTCGCCGTCGAGCGCAGGCAGCGGATGCTCGAACTGCTGCAGAAGCACCATCAGGTGGAGGTCCGGGAGGTTTCCCAGCTCCTGGGGGTCACGCCCGAGACGGTACGTCGCGACCTCCGCCTGCTCGAGGAGGAAGGGATTCTCGAGCGGGTCCACGGGGGGGCGCGCCTGCTCGTCCCCGGCCAGGCCGCTCCCCCCTTCTCCGCCCGGAAGGTCGCCCACCTGGCCGAGAAGCGGGCCATCGCCCAGGAAGCCCTCCGGCGGCTCGAGGACGGTGACGCCGTCGCCCTCGACACGGGCACCACGGTGCTGGAGCTGGCGCGGCGACTAGGCGAGCGGCATCTCTCGGTGCTCACCTACGGGATCACCCTTGCCCACGAGCTGGCCCGGTTCCCCCACCTGCGGGTGCACGTGGTGGGTGGGACCCTCTACCCCTCCGAGGAGACCCTGGTGGGGAGCGAGGCCGTGGGCGCCATCCGCCGCTTGCGGGTCGACAAGGCTTTCATGGCCTGTGCCGGCGTCGATGCCGAGTACGGGCTCACCGTCTCCAACTCGCTGGAAGCGGAGGTGAAGCGGGCGCTGGTGGCCAGCGCGGGGAAGGTCTACCTGCTGGCCGACTCGTCCAAGTTCCGGCGCCGGGGGCTCGTCTCCTACGCCCGGCTGGAGGAGATCGACGTGGTCATCACCGACGAGGGAATCGACCCGGAAAGTGCGGAACTCGTGCGTGGGGCGGGTGTGGAGCTGATCGTGGCCCGCACGTCGCCCGGGAGCGACCACGCGGGGGAGGGGATGGAACGGTGA
- a CDS encoding 5-deoxy-glucuronate isomerase, whose product MNLRIRKPLGDGLTPLVDRPMEGIERIHLFTLRLGPGQAYTWEGEPGRESGLVLLQGGFDLEAGGERVEGLGPRPDVFSAPATAVYLQPGAGARITAGTEGVELAVATAPVPVGTGTGNGRTGGGVPGRTHQIVTPQDIITHRGRGGPHFTRDVFDVIGSQVPAASLIVGETFNRSGEWSSYPPHKHDRHRPPEEVKMEEVYFFRFRPRTGFALQRIYTEDRSVDEAYVVEQDDCMLLPKGYHPVAAAPGYVAYYLWVLAGEGRELRPYDDPTHAWVGRAGAPRDLHE is encoded by the coding sequence GTGAACCTGCGGATCCGTAAGCCGCTGGGCGACGGCCTCACGCCGCTGGTGGACCGCCCCATGGAGGGTATCGAGCGCATCCACCTGTTCACGCTCCGTCTCGGGCCGGGCCAGGCCTACACGTGGGAGGGCGAGCCGGGGCGGGAGAGCGGGCTGGTCCTCCTTCAGGGCGGGTTCGACCTTGAGGCCGGGGGGGAGCGCGTGGAGGGCCTGGGCCCGCGCCCCGACGTCTTCAGTGCCCCGGCCACCGCCGTCTACCTTCAGCCCGGTGCGGGTGCCCGGATCACCGCCGGCACCGAAGGGGTAGAACTGGCCGTGGCCACCGCCCCCGTGCCTGTGGGCACCGGAACGGGGAACGGCCGAACCGGCGGAGGGGTCCCAGGCCGAACCCATCAGATCGTGACGCCTCAGGACATCATCACGCACCGGGGCCGCGGCGGGCCGCACTTCACCCGCGACGTCTTCGACGTCATCGGATCCCAGGTGCCGGCGGCCAGCCTCATCGTGGGCGAGACCTTCAACCGGTCCGGCGAGTGGTCCAGCTACCCGCCCCACAAGCACGACCGGCATCGCCCACCTGAAGAGGTGAAGATGGAGGAGGTCTACTTCTTCCGTTTCCGGCCCCGCACGGGCTTCGCCCTCCAGCGGATCTACACGGAGGATCGAAGCGTGGACGAGGCGTACGTGGTGGAGCAGGACGACTGCATGCTCCTGCCGAAGGGATACCACCCCGTGGCGGCGGCTCCGGGGTACGTGGCCTACTACCTGTGGGTGCTGGCCGGCGAGGGGCGCGAGCTCCGGCCCTACGACGATCCCACCCACGCCTGGGTGGGGCGCGCGGGTGCGCCTCGCGACCTTCATGAATGA
- a CDS encoding ADP-dependent glucokinase/phosphofructokinase, with amino-acid sequence MRLATFMNEGSAGTWQALAEEAVAGSRQALPQAGGAALAFHSVADGLVHLDGPRVARLVAGAGGEAVAAPLLDQPRPPKALHSPKDLVAALLFSLQRGQALQRMIVHAPLHRWLQEVLGYDELRLGGTSANMAVAVASLGIDPTIVYAYPPSRRVASLFPPLPGLRAFTGRPGNPLLPVSDWAGSLPRDESPESPLHWILEYGPEMEVQVGSLRLRPPRANRFIAGWNPANRRLRLEPAFVDGLEREAGRLGFFFLSGYHILAEGDEGGEAGFTEAVGSTATLVDRVRRANPRVTAHLEMASIGSEAVRREVLTRVVPRVSSVGMNEAELETIAADLGIPWFSPGSGADRLARLVRATLEVSRVTGLRRMHVHDLGNYAIVLGGGQDEGEAVAARAGLLFAGAVAAARARTGELSPRSGQDSLAEPFSPEGLRRLERLDEVLAEKGAERRGPGIWRLTERWIVAVPSRVVERPRRTVGLGDTISASALLAETALRR; translated from the coding sequence GTGCGCCTCGCGACCTTCATGAATGAAGGATCCGCCGGCACCTGGCAGGCTCTGGCCGAGGAGGCGGTGGCCGGGAGCCGCCAGGCCCTCCCGCAGGCGGGCGGCGCCGCCCTCGCCTTCCACTCGGTGGCCGACGGGCTGGTCCACCTGGACGGACCGCGGGTGGCCCGCCTGGTGGCAGGTGCCGGGGGAGAGGCCGTTGCCGCCCCGCTCCTGGACCAGCCCCGGCCGCCGAAGGCGCTTCACTCCCCCAAGGACCTGGTCGCGGCCCTCCTCTTCTCGCTCCAGCGGGGCCAGGCGCTCCAGCGGATGATCGTTCACGCCCCGCTGCACCGCTGGCTGCAGGAGGTGCTCGGTTACGACGAGCTCCGCCTGGGCGGGACCTCGGCCAACATGGCGGTGGCCGTGGCCAGCCTCGGCATCGATCCCACCATCGTCTACGCCTACCCACCCAGCCGGCGGGTGGCCTCCCTCTTTCCGCCGCTCCCGGGCCTACGCGCCTTCACCGGCAGGCCTGGCAACCCGCTCCTCCCCGTGAGCGACTGGGCGGGCAGCCTGCCGCGTGATGAGTCTCCCGAGTCGCCCCTCCACTGGATCCTGGAGTACGGACCGGAGATGGAGGTGCAGGTGGGTTCGCTGCGGCTCCGGCCGCCGCGGGCCAACCGGTTCATCGCCGGGTGGAACCCCGCCAACCGCCGCCTCCGGCTGGAGCCGGCGTTCGTGGACGGCCTGGAGCGGGAGGCGGGAAGGCTCGGGTTCTTCTTCCTTTCAGGCTACCACATCCTGGCCGAAGGGGATGAGGGGGGCGAAGCAGGGTTTACCGAGGCCGTCGGATCTACGGCCACCCTGGTCGACCGGGTGCGCCGGGCGAACCCCAGGGTGACCGCGCACCTGGAGATGGCCTCCATCGGGAGCGAGGCGGTGCGCCGGGAGGTTCTGACGCGAGTCGTTCCCCGGGTCTCGAGCGTGGGGATGAACGAGGCCGAGTTGGAGACGATCGCGGCAGACCTGGGAATCCCCTGGTTTAGCCCAGGGAGCGGCGCAGACCGCCTGGCCCGTCTGGTTCGCGCCACGCTGGAGGTCTCCCGGGTAACCGGTCTTCGGCGGATGCACGTGCACGATCTCGGCAACTACGCGATCGTCCTGGGCGGTGGTCAGGACGAGGGTGAAGCCGTCGCTGCTCGCGCCGGCCTCCTCTTCGCCGGGGCGGTAGCGGCGGCCCGGGCGCGGACCGGCGAGCTCTCCCCCAGGAGCGGCCAGGACAGCCTCGCGGAGCCCTTCTCGCCCGAAGGGCTCCGGAGGTTGGAGCGCCTGGATGAAGTCCTGGCCGAGAAGGGCGCGGAACGGCGTGGCCCCGGGATCTGGCGGCTGACCGAGCGGTGGATCGTCGCGGTCCCCAGCCGGGTGGTGGAGAGGCCCAGGCGCACCGTGGGCTTGGGGGACACGATCTCCGCTTCCGCCCTTCTGGCGGAGACGGCGCTGCGGCGCTGA
- a CDS encoding class I fructose-bisphosphate aldolase, whose protein sequence is MHPNEETSPHTLPYAPPKTPFETRRFLPEELFGQITEVRVRQPELIRRLAASRLRRQELTLDGRLALVAADHPARRVTSAAGDPYAMADRFQYVGRVARALAAPGVDGVMATADVVEELLVLDHLFRRSGRPGFLEGKVIVGSGNRSGLRGARFELDDRPTGYTPDWAQAMGLDGLKVLIRIDLQERDSVATLARIAAEVREAQARDLPVFVEFLPGRMTPEGFRVEATVEALMEAAGVAAALGGTSARTWLKLPYVEGYPRIARATTLPILMLGGETEATPVPVLEDFARGMGAGPTVRGVMVGRNVLFPGTDDPLAVAGAVARIVHDGASAAEALDVLHVLRGRGLRSGTRTS, encoded by the coding sequence GTGCACCCCAACGAGGAGACGTCGCCCCACACCCTTCCGTACGCGCCACCCAAGACCCCATTCGAGACGCGGAGGTTCCTGCCGGAGGAGCTCTTTGGCCAGATCACGGAAGTGCGGGTGCGCCAGCCGGAGCTGATCCGGCGTCTGGCCGCCTCCCGGCTCCGGCGCCAAGAGCTCACCCTGGACGGCCGTCTCGCGCTGGTGGCGGCGGACCACCCGGCCCGGCGGGTGACGTCCGCGGCCGGGGACCCCTACGCCATGGCGGATCGCTTCCAGTACGTGGGGCGGGTGGCGCGGGCGCTGGCTGCTCCTGGCGTGGACGGGGTGATGGCCACCGCCGACGTGGTGGAGGAGCTTCTGGTCCTGGACCACCTCTTCCGCCGATCCGGGCGCCCCGGTTTCCTGGAGGGCAAGGTGATCGTGGGCAGCGGCAACCGGAGCGGCCTGCGAGGCGCCCGCTTCGAGCTGGACGACCGCCCCACGGGCTACACGCCCGACTGGGCCCAGGCCATGGGGCTCGACGGGCTCAAGGTGCTGATCCGCATCGACCTCCAGGAACGCGACTCGGTGGCCACCCTGGCCCGGATCGCAGCCGAGGTGCGGGAAGCTCAGGCCCGCGACCTGCCTGTCTTCGTCGAGTTCCTGCCCGGGCGCATGACGCCCGAGGGCTTCCGGGTGGAGGCGACGGTCGAGGCGCTCATGGAGGCGGCCGGGGTGGCCGCCGCGCTGGGGGGCACCAGCGCCCGCACCTGGCTGAAGCTCCCCTACGTGGAGGGCTACCCGCGGATCGCCCGGGCCACGACCCTGCCCATCCTCATGCTGGGCGGGGAGACGGAGGCCACCCCCGTTCCGGTGCTGGAGGACTTCGCCCGGGGGATGGGCGCAGGCCCCACCGTGCGGGGGGTCATGGTAGGCCGCAACGTGCTCTTTCCGGGCACCGACGACCCCCTGGCCGTGGCCGGCGCCGTGGCCCGGATCGTCCACGACGGCGCCTCCGCGGCCGAGGCGCTGGACGTCCTGCATGTCCTGCGGGGCCGGGGCCTCCGGAGCGGCACCCGGACCTCCTAG
- the pcp gene encoding pyroglutamyl-peptidase I, whose translation MSTTVLVTGFEPFLTFPVNPSGQIAAALDGEALGTGRVVGRVLPVAYERAGEMVEALLDELRPDAVVALGLAAGRERICFERVAINCMDGEVDNQGVRHQDELIDPQGPAAYFTTLPIRAMEEQLRAEAIPAAISNTAGTYLCNYVMYRLLHHLSRTGRRIPAGFVHLPASHDLAVALERPVPSWPADDLKRATERSVEALLGWMATSSSTGPSSEPRNTPHGHALRWGRGRGYAHPH comes from the coding sequence ATGAGCACTACCGTGCTGGTTACCGGTTTCGAGCCGTTCCTCACGTTTCCCGTCAATCCCAGCGGCCAGATCGCTGCGGCCCTGGACGGTGAGGCGCTGGGTACGGGCCGGGTGGTGGGGCGGGTACTCCCCGTGGCCTACGAACGCGCGGGGGAGATGGTGGAGGCACTCCTCGACGAGCTCCGCCCCGATGCCGTGGTGGCCCTTGGGCTCGCCGCCGGGCGAGAGCGGATCTGCTTCGAGCGAGTGGCCATCAACTGCATGGACGGCGAGGTGGACAACCAGGGCGTCCGCCACCAGGACGAGCTCATCGATCCCCAGGGGCCGGCCGCCTACTTCACCACCCTGCCGATCCGGGCCATGGAGGAACAGCTTCGGGCCGAGGCGATCCCCGCCGCCATCTCGAACACGGCCGGAACCTACCTCTGCAACTACGTGATGTACCGGCTCCTCCACCACCTGAGCCGCACTGGCCGACGGATCCCGGCTGGTTTCGTCCACCTGCCCGCGTCCCACGATCTGGCCGTCGCCCTGGAGCGGCCGGTACCGAGCTGGCCCGCGGACGACCTGAAACGCGCCACTGAACGATCCGTGGAAGCATTGCTTGGGTGGATGGCGACTTCCTCATCCACGGGGCCGTCTTCGGAGCCGCGGAACACGCCACATGGGCATGCTCTACGGTGGGGAAGGGGGCGAGGGTATGCTCACCCGCATTGA